The following proteins are co-located in the Nonlabens ponticola genome:
- a CDS encoding glycine--tRNA ligase, producing MANNNQDQFKKVLSHAKEYGYVFQSSEIYDGLQAVYDYGQNGVELKKNIREYWWQAMTQLNQDIVGIDTAIFMHPTTWKASGHVDAFNDPLIDNKDSKKRYRADVLVEDYSEKYLQKAEKEIAKAAKRFGDDFDPQMYRETNPRVKGYLEKAKEPVERLARLLEKEDLAGVKALIEELGIADPDTGSKNWTDVRQFNLMFGTKLGASADTATDLYLRPETAQGIFVNFSNVQKSGRMKIPFGIAQTGKAFRNEIVARQFIFRQREFEQMEMQYFVKPGTELEWFDVWKQKRMAWHKSLGMNEDNYRFHDHEKLAHYANAATDIEFDFPFGFKELEGIHSRTDFDLKAHEEHSGKKLQFFDHEDNEHYVPYVIETSIGLDRMFLAVFSNALQDETLEDGSERTVLKIPAVLAPVKAAILPLLKKDGLPEIAEEIINDLKWSMKVQYDEKDAIGRRYRRQDANGTPFCVTIDHDTKDDNAVTVRDRDTMTQERIAIKDLKNYLEQRVAMSEWLKRI from the coding sequence ATGGCAAACAACAATCAAGATCAGTTTAAGAAAGTGCTCTCACATGCTAAGGAATACGGCTATGTATTCCAATCCAGCGAGATTTATGACGGCTTGCAAGCGGTTTATGACTATGGTCAAAACGGTGTAGAGCTCAAGAAAAACATACGTGAGTACTGGTGGCAGGCGATGACGCAGCTCAATCAGGATATTGTAGGTATAGATACCGCCATTTTTATGCATCCTACTACCTGGAAAGCCAGCGGCCACGTGGATGCCTTCAACGATCCATTGATTGACAATAAAGACAGTAAAAAGCGCTACCGTGCAGATGTGCTGGTAGAAGACTATTCTGAAAAATACCTGCAAAAAGCGGAAAAGGAAATTGCCAAGGCTGCCAAAAGATTTGGCGATGACTTTGACCCGCAAATGTACCGCGAGACCAATCCGCGAGTTAAGGGGTATCTAGAGAAAGCCAAAGAACCTGTCGAGCGTCTCGCAAGATTGCTAGAAAAAGAGGATCTAGCAGGCGTTAAAGCCTTGATTGAAGAACTAGGCATCGCAGATCCTGATACTGGTTCTAAAAACTGGACTGATGTACGTCAGTTTAACTTGATGTTTGGCACAAAGCTAGGCGCCAGTGCAGACACGGCAACAGATTTATATTTAAGACCAGAAACCGCTCAAGGAATTTTTGTCAACTTCTCTAATGTGCAGAAGTCTGGAAGGATGAAAATTCCTTTTGGCATCGCGCAAACAGGTAAGGCGTTTAGGAACGAGATCGTGGCGCGTCAATTTATATTCCGCCAGCGTGAGTTTGAGCAAATGGAGATGCAATATTTTGTAAAGCCAGGAACTGAACTCGAGTGGTTTGACGTATGGAAACAAAAGCGCATGGCATGGCACAAGTCCCTAGGTATGAACGAAGATAATTATCGTTTTCACGATCATGAAAAACTTGCCCATTATGCCAATGCGGCAACAGATATTGAGTTTGATTTTCCTTTTGGTTTTAAAGAATTAGAAGGTATCCACTCACGCACTGACTTTGATTTGAAAGCACATGAAGAGCACAGTGGTAAAAAGCTGCAATTCTTTGATCACGAAGATAACGAGCATTATGTTCCCTATGTAATTGAGACATCCATTGGATTGGATCGTATGTTCTTAGCTGTTTTCTCAAACGCTTTACAAGATGAGACTCTAGAAGATGGCAGCGAGCGCACGGTGCTTAAAATTCCTGCAGTTCTGGCACCAGTAAAAGCCGCTATTTTACCGCTGCTTAAAAAAGACGGCCTACCAGAAATCGCTGAAGAAATCATCAATGATCTCAAATGGTCCATGAAGGTACAGTATGACGAGAAAGATGCCATAGGTCGTCGCTACAGACGTCAAGATGCTAATGGTACGCCATTTTGTGTAACCATCGACCATGATACTAAGGATGACAATGCGGTGACTGTGCGCGATAGAGACACTATGACTCAAGAGCGTATTGCAATCAAGGACTTAAAAAACTATCTAGAGCAACGTGTCGCTATGAGCGAGTGGTTGAAGAGGATATAA